The Theropithecus gelada isolate Dixy chromosome X, Tgel_1.0, whole genome shotgun sequence genome includes a window with the following:
- the TCEANC gene encoding transcription elongation factor A N-terminal and central domain-containing protein isoform X1, whose product MILAHCKLCLPGSCHSPASTSQVAGTTAVKMSDKNQIAARASLIEQLMSKRNFEDLGNHLTELETIYVTKEHLQETDVVRAVYRVLKNCPSVSLKNKAKCLLSKWKAVYKETHSKARNSPKLFPVRGNEENSGPSHDPSQDETLGICSSNSLSSQDVAKLSEMIVPENRAIQLKPKKEHFGDGGPESTGKRLSELLDPTTPMRTKCIELLYAALTSSSADQPKADLWQNFAREIEEHVFTLYSKNIKKYKTCIRSKVANLKNPKNSHLQQNLLSGTMSPREFAEMTVMEMANKELKQLRASYTESCIQEHYLPQVIDGTQTNKIKCRRCEKYNCKVTVIDRGTLFLPSWVRNSNPDEQMMTYVICNECGEQWYHSKWVCF is encoded by the exons atgatcttggctcactgcaaactctgcctcccaggttcatgccattctcctgcttcaacctcccaagtagctgggactacag CTGTAAAGATGTCTGACAAGAACCAGATTGCTGCCAGAGCCTCCCTTATTGAGCAACTGATGTCCAAAAGGAATTTTGAGGATCTTGGCAACCACCTTACTGAGCTAGAAACAATTTATGTGACTAAGGAACATCTCCAGGAGACAGATGTGGTGAGAGCTGTATACAGAGTCCTCAAAAACTGCCCCTCTGTGTCTTTGAAAAACAAAGCCAAGTGCTTGCTATCAAAGTGGAAAGCTGTTTATAAAGAGACTCACTCCAAAGCGAGGAACAGCCCTAAATTATTTCCTGTGAGGGGTAATGAAGAAAATTCAGGACCTTCTCATGACCCAAGTCAGGATGAGACACTGGGCATCTGCAGCTCGAATTCTCTATCTTCCCAAGATGTTGCAAAACTCAGTGAAATGATTGTGCCTGAAAATAGAGCCATTCAATTGAAACCTAAGAAAGAGCATTTTGGGGATGGTGGCCCTGAATCCACTGGTAAGAGATTGAGTGAGTTGCTGGATCCCACAACACCCATGAGAACTAAATGCATAGAGCTTCTTTACGCAGCTTTAACTAGTTCTTCTGCAGATCAACCCAAAGCTGATTTGTGGCAAAACTTTGCAAGAGAAATTGAAGAGCATGTTTTTACCCTTTATTCAAAgaatatcaaaaaatataaaacttgcaTCAGAAGCAAAGTTGCCAATTTGAAGAACCCCAAAAATTCTCACTTACAACAAAACTTGCTCTCTGGTACCATGTCTCCACGAGAATTTGCTGAAATGACTGTCATGGAGATGGCAAACAAGGAACTGAAGCAGTTGAGAGCCTCCTACACAGAATCTTGTATCCAGGAACATTACCTTCCCCAAGTAATTGATGGCAcacagacaaataaaataaaatgcagacgCTGTGAGAAATACAATTGCAAAGTCACTGTAATTGACAGAGGAACACTTTTCCTTCCCAGCTGGGTGCGGAATTCAAACCCAGATGAACAAATGATGACTTATGTAATTTGTAACGAATGTGGGGAGCAGTGGTACCACAGCAAGTGGGTGTGCTTTTAA
- the TCEANC gene encoding transcription elongation factor A N-terminal and central domain-containing protein isoform X2: protein MSDKNQIAARASLIEQLMSKRNFEDLGNHLTELETIYVTKEHLQETDVVRAVYRVLKNCPSVSLKNKAKCLLSKWKAVYKETHSKARNSPKLFPVRGNEENSGPSHDPSQDETLGICSSNSLSSQDVAKLSEMIVPENRAIQLKPKKEHFGDGGPESTGKRLSELLDPTTPMRTKCIELLYAALTSSSADQPKADLWQNFAREIEEHVFTLYSKNIKKYKTCIRSKVANLKNPKNSHLQQNLLSGTMSPREFAEMTVMEMANKELKQLRASYTESCIQEHYLPQVIDGTQTNKIKCRRCEKYNCKVTVIDRGTLFLPSWVRNSNPDEQMMTYVICNECGEQWYHSKWVCF from the coding sequence ATGTCTGACAAGAACCAGATTGCTGCCAGAGCCTCCCTTATTGAGCAACTGATGTCCAAAAGGAATTTTGAGGATCTTGGCAACCACCTTACTGAGCTAGAAACAATTTATGTGACTAAGGAACATCTCCAGGAGACAGATGTGGTGAGAGCTGTATACAGAGTCCTCAAAAACTGCCCCTCTGTGTCTTTGAAAAACAAAGCCAAGTGCTTGCTATCAAAGTGGAAAGCTGTTTATAAAGAGACTCACTCCAAAGCGAGGAACAGCCCTAAATTATTTCCTGTGAGGGGTAATGAAGAAAATTCAGGACCTTCTCATGACCCAAGTCAGGATGAGACACTGGGCATCTGCAGCTCGAATTCTCTATCTTCCCAAGATGTTGCAAAACTCAGTGAAATGATTGTGCCTGAAAATAGAGCCATTCAATTGAAACCTAAGAAAGAGCATTTTGGGGATGGTGGCCCTGAATCCACTGGTAAGAGATTGAGTGAGTTGCTGGATCCCACAACACCCATGAGAACTAAATGCATAGAGCTTCTTTACGCAGCTTTAACTAGTTCTTCTGCAGATCAACCCAAAGCTGATTTGTGGCAAAACTTTGCAAGAGAAATTGAAGAGCATGTTTTTACCCTTTATTCAAAgaatatcaaaaaatataaaacttgcaTCAGAAGCAAAGTTGCCAATTTGAAGAACCCCAAAAATTCTCACTTACAACAAAACTTGCTCTCTGGTACCATGTCTCCACGAGAATTTGCTGAAATGACTGTCATGGAGATGGCAAACAAGGAACTGAAGCAGTTGAGAGCCTCCTACACAGAATCTTGTATCCAGGAACATTACCTTCCCCAAGTAATTGATGGCAcacagacaaataaaataaaatgcagacgCTGTGAGAAATACAATTGCAAAGTCACTGTAATTGACAGAGGAACACTTTTCCTTCCCAGCTGGGTGCGGAATTCAAACCCAGATGAACAAATGATGACTTATGTAATTTGTAACGAATGTGGGGAGCAGTGGTACCACAGCAAGTGGGTGTGCTTTTAA